A window of Candidatus Polarisedimenticolia bacterium genomic DNA:
CCGATATCGGCGAGACCCGTCTCGCATTGAAGCAGTACGACGAGGCGCGCCAGGTGCTCGAGGAGGCCCTCGCAATACGGGAGAAGGGGCTGCCCCCCGGCGACTGGCGGATCGAAAACACCCGCTCGCTTCTCGGCGTGTTGCTGGCCGGGCTGGGCCGCCGGGCGGAGGCGGAGAAGCTGCTCACCTCCTCGGTGTCCGCCATTGCCGCGTCG
This region includes:
- a CDS encoding tetratricopeptide repeat protein translates to MLALKQEIYDIEKSQRAPGAVENGINLTDIGETRLALKQYDEARQVLEEALAIREKGLPPGDWRIENTRSLLGVLLAGLGRRAEAEKLLTSSVSAIAAS